A window from Sinanaerobacter sp. ZZT-01 encodes these proteins:
- a CDS encoding PLP-dependent aminotransferase family protein yields the protein MQLIAPNFDYESTAPLYLQLYLYLRNAILSEGILPGEKLPSLRMMAKQLGLSVTTIDLAYNQLLTEGYIFSKPQSGYYVCSIPSDTDKSRVLKTSIFKSYGTDFESLSYFDHSVLKAASYDPATFDFIKWKKCTNKVLTDYSNFLLLEGDPRGEAPLRYEISKYIYQARGVRCTPDQIVIGAGTQQLTGLLCIILNRLGIEYVAFEAPGYVPIQDIFQTRGFKMSLVPVSKEGIQIEKLPANIKSVAYVSPSNQFPTGSIMPIGRRYGLLEWASQNNSIIIEDDYNSELRYFGKAVPSLQGLDEEKRVIYLSSFSSTLFPSIKISYMVLPEPMLKLFEEILGGYNQTCSKTEQLTLALYMEKGFYQTNIKKLRSLYSQKIQIATQSLKKYFKDQVKLLSNTSGLHMLLEIPLSAHLTVDMICETAVKKRLPITPILTKQTEKADKNHALLIFYYTRVPLEELDAAIKTFADVLIHDFKMIR from the coding sequence ATGCAGCTGATAGCACCAAATTTCGATTATGAAAGTACGGCTCCTTTATATTTACAGCTCTATCTTTATCTTAGAAACGCCATCTTATCCGAAGGTATTCTTCCCGGAGAAAAACTTCCATCTCTCCGCATGATGGCAAAACAGCTTGGCCTAAGCGTCACAACCATTGATCTTGCATATAATCAATTATTGACCGAGGGCTATATTTTCAGCAAACCACAATCTGGTTATTACGTTTGCAGCATTCCATCCGATACGGATAAAAGCAGGGTGTTAAAAACTTCTATTTTCAAAAGTTACGGAACTGATTTCGAAAGTCTTTCTTATTTTGACCACTCTGTACTGAAAGCTGCATCTTATGATCCTGCTACATTTGATTTTATTAAGTGGAAAAAATGCACCAATAAAGTTCTTACCGATTATTCAAATTTTCTTTTATTGGAAGGCGACCCGCGGGGTGAGGCGCCTTTACGTTATGAAATTTCAAAATATATTTATCAAGCTAGAGGTGTCCGCTGTACACCGGATCAAATTGTAATCGGCGCAGGAACACAGCAATTGACTGGTCTTTTATGTATTATCTTAAATCGTTTAGGGATTGAGTATGTTGCCTTTGAAGCACCCGGTTACGTCCCGATCCAGGATATCTTCCAAACAAGAGGTTTTAAAATGTCGCTGGTTCCTGTTTCAAAAGAAGGGATTCAAATCGAAAAGCTTCCTGCAAATATAAAGTCGGTCGCTTATGTCAGTCCTTCCAATCAATTTCCTACTGGCTCTATCATGCCGATCGGCCGTCGCTATGGTTTATTAGAATGGGCCTCTCAAAATAATAGCATCATCATTGAAGACGATTATAACAGTGAGCTTCGATATTTTGGAAAAGCCGTTCCTTCCCTACAAGGATTGGATGAAGAAAAGAGAGTGATTTACTTAAGCTCTTTTTCTTCTACTTTGTTCCCTTCCATTAAAATAAGTTATATGGTCCTTCCCGAGCCCATGCTTAAGCTCTTTGAAGAAATACTCGGCGGTTATAACCAAACTTGCTCAAAAACAGAGCAGCTCACACTTGCACTTTACATGGAAAAAGGGTTTTATCAAACGAATATAAAAAAACTTAGAAGTCTTTATTCACAAAAAATACAGATTGCAACACAGAGCTTGAAAAAATATTTTAAAGATCAGGTAAAGCTTCTGAGCAATACGTCAGGACTTCATATGCTTTTAGAAATTCCCCTTTCTGCGCATCTAACCGTCGATATGATTTGTGAAACAGCAGTAAAAAAACGGCTTCCTATTACACCTATTTTGACAAAACAAACTGAAAAAGCGGATAAAAATCATGCACTTCTTATCTTTTACTACACAAGAGTTCCTCTTGAAGAATTGGATGCAGCAATTAAAACCTTTGCAGATGTCTTGATTCATGATTTTAAAATGATAAGATAA